A single Triticum dicoccoides isolate Atlit2015 ecotype Zavitan chromosome 2A, WEW_v2.0, whole genome shotgun sequence DNA region contains:
- the LOC119353596 gene encoding stomatal closure-related actin-binding protein 1-like isoform X2, whose amino-acid sequence MTRASTLDFRRKTQGQNNWSGPLRPVNVIRNKFPTYKNGSNGIVIKFADEPETPSLKESVAKETADLLDRRQRLSVRELAMKFEKGLSTATLLSNEVKCKQVALLERDVLLKNLKSVLESLRGQVAGKYKDEIEESVSMVDILAVQLSKRENELLQQKTEVTRIATSLKLASEDARRIVDEERTNARMEIENARAAVQRVQKVLKEKENSSQRIGKQDVDELREKVQEARRVKMLHCPSKAMDIKSEIYVLRDQYAEISSSSAHLLKELELHQSFKENGVPSCELEGLESLGSMLRVVVRNDVGLSNSSVQWFRIQPKGHKKEIISGATKLVYAPEPHDVGRYLQAEVNLGGETSVAKTAGPLDPAPGLVDYVETLVRNPETDYNVVVLQLNGIDQPADSIHVLCIGKLRMRLAKGTTVIAREFYSSSMQLCGVRGGGDAAPQAMFWRPREGLSLVLGFETARERNSAIMLARRFAIDCNIILAGPGDKTPW is encoded by the exons ATGACTCGGGCATCAACTCTTGATTTTCGGCGGAAGACGCAGGGTCAGAACAACTGGTCTGGGCCGTTGCGCCCAGTAAATGTCATCAGAAATAAATTTCCTACCTACAAGAATGGTTCGAATGGGATAGTCATCAAATTTGCAGATGAGCCAGAAACGCCATCACTTAAGGAGTCTGTTGCCAAAGAGACAGCAGATCTGCTTGATCGGCGTCAGCGTCTTTCAGTCCGCGAGCTCGCAATGAAATTTGAGAAGGGCCTCAGTACTGCCACATTATTGTCTAATGAG GTTAAATGTAAACAAGTGGCTTTATTGGAGCGAGACGTCCTTCTGAAGAATCTAAAGAGTGTATTGGAGTCACTGAGAGGTCAAGTAGCTGGCAAATATAAGGATGAAATTGAGGAATCAGTATCTATG GTGGATATTTTAGCAGTTCAGCTGTCCAAAAGAGAAAATGAGTTGCTTCAGCAGAAAACCGAGGTCACGAGAATAGCGACTTCACTGAAACTG GCTTCTGAAGATGCTAGGAGAATTGTTGACGAAGAACGAACTAATGCCCGCATGGAGATTGAAAATGCTAGAGCTGCTGTACAAAGAGTTCAAAAAGTACTTAAAGAGAAAGAGAACAGTTCACAAAGAATTGGGAAGCAG GATGTGGATGAACTTAGGGAAAAAGTTCAAGAAGCACGGAGAGTCAAGATGCTGCATTGCCCCAGCAAG GCAATGGACATAAAAAGTGAGATCTATGTTCTACGTGATCAATATGCTGAGATATCTTCAAGTTCTGCTCATCTTTTAAAAGAG TTGGAGTTGCACCAAAGTTTTAAGGAAAATGGCGTGCCCTCATGTGAGTTGGAGGGTCTCGAAAGCTTAGGCTCAATGCTGCGGGTAGTTGTCCGGAATGATGTGGGTTTATCAAATAGTTCAGTACAATGGTTCCGTATACAGCCCAAGGGACACAAGAAGGAAATCATTTCCG GTGCCACAAAGCTAGTATATGCTCCAGAACCTCATGACGTAGGGCGGTACCTGCAAGCTGAGGTtaaccttggtggtgaaacctctGTGGCAAAGACTGCTGGCCCACTAGACCCTG CGCCAGGTTTGGTTGATTATGTAGAGACCCTTGTAAGGAATCCCGAAACCGACTACAAT GTTGTTGTCCTTCAACTGAACGGAATCGACCAACCTGCTGACTCCATCCACGTCCTATGCATCGGGAAACTGCGGATGCGACTTGCCAAAGGAACGACAGTCATAGCCAGGGAATTCTACTCGTCCTCGATGCAG CTATGCGGCGTTAGGGGTGGCGGAGACGCTGCGCCACAAGCGATGTTCTGGCGGCCAAGGGAAGGCCTCAGCTTGGTCCTGGGCTTCGAGACGGCCAGGGAGCGCAACTCGGCGATCATGCTCGCCCGGAGATTCGCCATCGATTGCAAT ATTATCCTTGCCGGTCCAGGGGACAAAACTCCGTGGTGA
- the LOC119353596 gene encoding stomatal closure-related actin-binding protein 1-like isoform X1: MNLGENYLSMTRASTLDFRRKTQGQNNWSGPLRPVNVIRNKFPTYKNGSNGIVIKFADEPETPSLKESVAKETADLLDRRQRLSVRELAMKFEKGLSTATLLSNEVKCKQVALLERDVLLKNLKSVLESLRGQVAGKYKDEIEESVSMVDILAVQLSKRENELLQQKTEVTRIATSLKLASEDARRIVDEERTNARMEIENARAAVQRVQKVLKEKENSSQRIGKQDVDELREKVQEARRVKMLHCPSKAMDIKSEIYVLRDQYAEISSSSAHLLKELELHQSFKENGVPSCELEGLESLGSMLRVVVRNDVGLSNSSVQWFRIQPKGHKKEIISGATKLVYAPEPHDVGRYLQAEVNLGGETSVAKTAGPLDPAPGLVDYVETLVRNPETDYNVVVLQLNGIDQPADSIHVLCIGKLRMRLAKGTTVIAREFYSSSMQLCGVRGGGDAAPQAMFWRPREGLSLVLGFETARERNSAIMLARRFAIDCNIILAGPGDKTPW, encoded by the exons ATGAACTT GGGTGAGAATTACTTATCGATGACTCGGGCATCAACTCTTGATTTTCGGCGGAAGACGCAGGGTCAGAACAACTGGTCTGGGCCGTTGCGCCCAGTAAATGTCATCAGAAATAAATTTCCTACCTACAAGAATGGTTCGAATGGGATAGTCATCAAATTTGCAGATGAGCCAGAAACGCCATCACTTAAGGAGTCTGTTGCCAAAGAGACAGCAGATCTGCTTGATCGGCGTCAGCGTCTTTCAGTCCGCGAGCTCGCAATGAAATTTGAGAAGGGCCTCAGTACTGCCACATTATTGTCTAATGAG GTTAAATGTAAACAAGTGGCTTTATTGGAGCGAGACGTCCTTCTGAAGAATCTAAAGAGTGTATTGGAGTCACTGAGAGGTCAAGTAGCTGGCAAATATAAGGATGAAATTGAGGAATCAGTATCTATG GTGGATATTTTAGCAGTTCAGCTGTCCAAAAGAGAAAATGAGTTGCTTCAGCAGAAAACCGAGGTCACGAGAATAGCGACTTCACTGAAACTG GCTTCTGAAGATGCTAGGAGAATTGTTGACGAAGAACGAACTAATGCCCGCATGGAGATTGAAAATGCTAGAGCTGCTGTACAAAGAGTTCAAAAAGTACTTAAAGAGAAAGAGAACAGTTCACAAAGAATTGGGAAGCAG GATGTGGATGAACTTAGGGAAAAAGTTCAAGAAGCACGGAGAGTCAAGATGCTGCATTGCCCCAGCAAG GCAATGGACATAAAAAGTGAGATCTATGTTCTACGTGATCAATATGCTGAGATATCTTCAAGTTCTGCTCATCTTTTAAAAGAG TTGGAGTTGCACCAAAGTTTTAAGGAAAATGGCGTGCCCTCATGTGAGTTGGAGGGTCTCGAAAGCTTAGGCTCAATGCTGCGGGTAGTTGTCCGGAATGATGTGGGTTTATCAAATAGTTCAGTACAATGGTTCCGTATACAGCCCAAGGGACACAAGAAGGAAATCATTTCCG GTGCCACAAAGCTAGTATATGCTCCAGAACCTCATGACGTAGGGCGGTACCTGCAAGCTGAGGTtaaccttggtggtgaaacctctGTGGCAAAGACTGCTGGCCCACTAGACCCTG CGCCAGGTTTGGTTGATTATGTAGAGACCCTTGTAAGGAATCCCGAAACCGACTACAAT GTTGTTGTCCTTCAACTGAACGGAATCGACCAACCTGCTGACTCCATCCACGTCCTATGCATCGGGAAACTGCGGATGCGACTTGCCAAAGGAACGACAGTCATAGCCAGGGAATTCTACTCGTCCTCGATGCAG CTATGCGGCGTTAGGGGTGGCGGAGACGCTGCGCCACAAGCGATGTTCTGGCGGCCAAGGGAAGGCCTCAGCTTGGTCCTGGGCTTCGAGACGGCCAGGGAGCGCAACTCGGCGATCATGCTCGCCCGGAGATTCGCCATCGATTGCAAT ATTATCCTTGCCGGTCCAGGGGACAAAACTCCGTGGTGA